Within the Camelus dromedarius isolate mCamDro1 chromosome 2, mCamDro1.pat, whole genome shotgun sequence genome, the region CTGGAACCATTCTTTTAATCAACAGAGATGACATTTTTTAACCATACTCTTATTTGCTCTTGGCCCaagtttcattaaatttttcttcatcAGACTAATAGTCCTTCTGAGTTgtggaattttctttttgatcCAAACTGAGTACCTCCTTCAAGGATTCAATTATGTTTTGATATTGACACCATAGTGTATGTCTCATCATCATGATGTTGATAATAATCCAACTAattaaaatttcccccaaaaaacCAGTGTGAGCAAGATGTATTGTACTTTTTTACTTATGCTGATGAGTCCAAACACTTATTGTTCAATTTCTGCTGGAGGACGGCAAAACAGAAGtgagtctttgaaatccagtttcTCCACTTTCCACTTGTTTTTCTAAATTGAGTATACCTTCATGCAAATTAGTTAGTTTTCACATTAATATTAGAACTATATTCTAAATGGCCAATAGGGTAACATCACATATCTACATTTATCAACGTACTAAACAGAGGTCTGTGTTTTAATCAGTATGTTCAGTCATGACTCACACTATACCAGTCACACTGAGTGCTGTTCCATAGTCCTACAGTGAGTTCTCTTGCATAGTCCTAGCATTATTCCtgtcttttttcaaatttgtgttaTAACCCCTCCCATTGTGAGGCACCAGAAAAGTGAGACTAGTTCATATTAGTTAAAATGTACTTTGTGTCTTTAAGAGAATGCATGTGGTGAGGTGGCATTATCCACAAATACAGGTGTAATCTATCAGTAGGTTTCTGTTATACTATTGATATTTCTGAGTCAAAATGTTATCTTTACATCTTCTCATAACCTTAGAAAGGGACAGAGAGTAGCAATGTACGACACCCCCTATATTTTAGCCAATTCTCCTCTGGAGATCGTAAGAATGAAGCTACAAGACTTAAAATTTTCCAGTTCATCTCTCCTGAGAAGTATATCTAATAACTCAAAACATCCTTCTTAGTAAAGCAGAATGTTTTCATACTGAGGATCTGACCAAAcacattcatctgttcattcagtATGTGTTTTTGAATGCTTTTTCCATGTGTATATTCagtaggggtttttttgtttgtttgtttgtacaaTAGATACAGTCTTGTGACTTTTATTCACCATTTGCTGAATTCAAATATTAGAATTACAAAAAACCTTTAaatcattttcaataaaatttcattattaGAAATACAAATCATCActctatcattttcaaatttcccATACAGAAAATAAAGGTAGCCTCAACTATCACAAAATCAAGTCAATCAAGTGATAACTTAGAATAAGTTtccagtaaaaaaagaaaaatcactcaaTAACATGATGATCCAGCTTCCTCAAGATTATTTAAGTTCTTAAAATATCACCTGAAATTGGTGTGACTAATTTGCCTCACTCAGTATATAAAGGACTATAACTGACTTGGGTTTCTTTTCAGGGGTTAGTATTTGATTCAAGTAgccataaaacattattttgtgcAAAACAAAGTctgatatttacccaaatgatCTGCTGATGTCTTCTTAGATTGTTAGTTTTCatcaaaaattttacaaaatgaaagtgAGTTCGTGACTCTTCACATCCCCAAACATTTCCCCCATCTTTTTTCCTACATCATAAAGCATGCAAGATATAAATCAGAAGTGGACCCTCCTAGTGATTGTCCGTTACTTTCCACATTAAGGGTCCTAGACTACACAAGACACCAgttaaatttcaatttcaaaacaCTGAAATTCAGAATATCCAATTTTCCAAACATTTCATAGGCTACACCTGTacaaaaaatgtttctctgaaaatCAAATGTATCTGAGTGTTCAGTATTTGTATTCACTGTGTCTGGCAACGCACACCATAGGAAGCACAGCCTTTATGGTTTACCCCGTTATAGCCTTGACCACCTCTATGAGTACGTCTTGTAACACTATTCGTCTCCTTATGGTACACAAAAGTCAATGGCCTCTCTGCTCTTCAGATGTGCCAAGTTTGTTTCCAACTTAAAGCTGCTACATTTGAGTTACTGACCCTTGCAAGTAACAGCACAATGGCTAGAATTCTGTTTCCTTGGATCTCTCAGAGAATTTCCCTGACCATCCCTTCTGAAGTAAACTCTCAACAATACTTCTTAAAATTGCCTTATTTTGccttaatttaacatttaaatagacTCAACTCTATCAGAAATTAATTATATCATTCACTTTGAGAATTTGCTTTCAGATCTTTGCCTGCATTTTCTGCACTTGCACATTTCAGATGATAAGCTTCATGACAATAGGAACCTTGTCTGTCCTGTTCACGGCTCCATCCCCCATGCAGATAACATTGCCGAACATACAATTGATTCTGAAAGTTTGATGTATGAAAGAATTTAATAACTGACCAAATAAATGCAATCAaggattatataaaaataattctaactTTCTTATTCTGAAGTGATGTTAGAATTGTCAAAAGTTCCAAGAATATATAGCATATACTCTTATACCATTTAATCAATTATTTCTATGTTAGCATCTTCCAAGACCaagaataaattaagaaattagCCTGGTACAATATTCTTAAGTAATCTATACACATTATTTGAATTCCGTATTTTTCCACGAATTTCCGTTTTTCTATTCCAGTATCCAATGCAAGATCCCACATGGCTTTTGGTTGTCATACCTTTAGCCTCCATCAATTAGTGACAGTTTGTCAGTCTTTAACTTTTATGGCATTAACAATTTCAAAGAGTTAAAAGTTTTGTAGTATGTTCCTCTATTTTGTCATGTCTGTTTTCTCATAACAATGTTGAGGTTATGCATTTTGTGCAAAGTGCCAAAAGAGACGTATCTATTTACAGTGTTGTAACAGTGGGTAGACAATGTCAGTAAATCTTTGACAGTCTCTGAAATAGATTAAGTTCAACTTACTAATAGGATAAATCCTTCTACTTCTGTTATAATCATAGTTCATGGATTTAAACTACAGGGACTGTATCATGGTTTTTGTTCATTTAcaacatcatatatatatatgtatatatatatatatatacacacacatatatatatatacacagtataAATGGAAGTGAATAATACTGCTccacaaaattaataaaataaactaatCACTCAAGTATTTACAACTGAACCCTGCCATGTCATCTCTGTCTTCCACATATCTTCTACCATGTCTTCTCCATAAATTTCCACTGTCCTTTTCTACTTTGAAGCCACACTTTTATTCCCAAGGCTGCATATATGCAGATAGAAGGAGGAGATTATTGAATGAAACTAAGATTTTCAACAAGAAAACTCTACATGAGTTATATGGTCACATGGCAGCTAGAATATAGTTTAAATTTGGAATCTAGAATAAACAAGCCACCAAATTAGGAGAAGACTCTCTCATTAAAGGCACATGATCTCATGATAGGCATCGTGACACACAACAGAGTTGTCTTGGCTTGGATATATTGGTTTTGAAGAATTCCTGAGATGGTCTTCATGCTAATGAGTTTAAAATATGAGTCCAACAGTAATTTAGGTTTGCCCCCACATAACACTCCGTTGGTATATAGGGCCCTGTGCAGACTATAAATTTAAGACTCTAGAAACTGACTCTGCCCTTTGACTGAGCCTTCTTCTCACATCATGAGCTTCTACAACAACTACTGTGGTGGCCTGGGCTATGGCTATGGTGGCCTGGGATGTGACTATGGATGTGGCTACGGTGGCTATGGCTATGCATGCTACCGCCCATGCTGCTATGGAAGATACTGGTCTTCTGGCTTCTACTGAGAAATTCTAGATGCTTATCTGTTCAGGATGTTCTCTGATGAGGCACCATGTGTACCTCGTTCACTAATTGTAATAAGGATGTCCTTGTCTGTTCAGTAATGACTACTGAAGCTTAGAGTACCATGCAACAGCAGACCTTTTTTGACAGAATTGCCTGAGTGTCCAACCacttagaaaaatattcattAGATCTATGTTACTAATTGAATACAATCTTAACCATTTCCATTTGGGAAACTGTCTAAATTGATTTTTCACTAAAGATACTTCATTTTTCACATCTATaatattttcatgaatatttatttatgtagatTTCTTGTGAttgtatgagtgtgtgtgagttGTGTGTGAGATGGCTGGTCTTTCACTCTCTAAGCTGACAATTTATATGTGTGGATGAAAGGTTAAATTCAACCAGtgattttctgtttgtgttttctgTGAGGATATACAAGGTCTACTATTGTCTGCCTCAATCTCAAGAAGGCTTATCTTTGAAACCTCCAAACTTTGATTAAGGACATCAGCAAGATGTCACCTTTCTTCTCACCATGTAATGCTATTTTTTATTATCTCATCCTTTCCTGTTACTTGATATTTGAATATGCCTCTGGGAGGATATAATTTTTCCTTCTCAATTTTATATTACTGCCTGTTCCCTTCCTCACTGACAATATGCACTTGAATCCATCTCATGCATTGTAGCTGCACAGGGGGCTTTTTGTCATTCTCACTTTGTCACAGGAAGCTACAGAATCAAGGCCATTTTCAGTGAAATTTTCAAGGGTTAGTCTCTGCTTGTCTTTTGGAAAGAGATCTGTTATGCTTCATAACAAGGCAGTGACTCTGGTAGACTAAAATCATGCAAACATAAATCTGACGTAGAATATAGGCTGCAAATTGTATCTCTGATTCTGGTAGTCTGAGTAATGTTCAATAAAGCTGTTCATAGTAACTTTACTTATTTCACTCTATTAATTATCATTAAGTATTAGTAATAATCTCAACGATGATAAAATAGAAATCAATAGTATCTGTGAATTTTTAGTAATTAATGTTAGAATTTAGAGTACCTAAGACTGAAAGTAAGTCCATACACAATTACTTTCTGAACAGGGGTCAGATTATGAGACAGGCCAAAATGCATGTTTTCTGGAAGGATCTATGGGGGATAATTATGTAGATGTCTTCCCTCATCAGTTGAAGACAGACTATACATGGGACtatgtatgatttcagttttttaaaattaattcattatttcTGACCTAACGTATGGTCTATCTTGGAGAACATTCTACACGTGTACttgagagaaatttgtgttctCTTGTTGCTGGCTATACACTAGACTGTGCTAGGCCTAGGTGGTTTATAGAGTTCTTCAACTATTTATATTACAATTTTCTGTATAGTTGTTCTATTCATTATTCAAAGTGGAATATTGAAACCTACAACTTTTATTATTGcaatctttctcttttcattctgtcAATTTTTTGATTTGTGTATAATGGAGCTCTGTTGTTAAGtacatttgaatttaaaattattgtttcttCCTGATAGATTGCCACATTTATCATTACAAtatattcttctttctttattaaatttttttgtattacaATGTCTATTTAATCTGGTATTCTTATATCCACTCTAGCTTTCTAATGGTTACtgtttgcaaataaataaattttttcaagCGAATTagattattgaaatatttttctgatgGCTACTCTAAAATCTGTGTCAATAATTTGAATATTCgataaactttgtgttaattGCAGTTGATTATATTTCTCAttgggttttaattttcttatttcttggcATGATAGTAAAAGAGAAATGTTGTGTATTAAAGGCATCTTGGTTctacttaaatctttttttatttttaaagcaggaagtCACCATGTTTAGATTTAACACATGGTTCTTGTGAGCTATGATTCATAATTTTCAGAGTTGTTGCAGTGTTCTTTTGGTCTGTTTGGTTTATCCTGACCACTGGTTGTCCCACTGGTCCCTGCCATTGCTGcctgaaagaacagaaagaattTCACCAGCCCATgtcctctatgtcttttgatgGAGTAGTGGGACAGTGAGATTTCCCACCTGTCTCCCTCACTGCCAAGATGTCTCTTGGATGGGATAGGAGAGTCTTACTTACATAAGGCAGAGACTTCCTGAATTTGGACATAACTGCCTCTAAATAACATATGAAgtaaagaagaaatcacatgaggcattgaaaaatattttagtaacTACTAAAGAAATGCAATTCAACAAATGTCGACTTATCAATAAAGAATTAGAGGTAAATTTATACCTTTAGTTATGTTAggagaaaaaggacattttaaaaatcaatgctcTAAGCTTTGTTAAAAaatctataaaggaaaagaaatttaaatataaaataaaaagaatgaaggaaaaataaagacatgagTGGAATcaattcaatagaaaaagaataaactatagGAATATCAATAATACTCAAAGAAGGCTCTTTGAACAGATCAAACTGataaaatctagaaaaatggataaagagtTTTGAAGAGACAATACAAATTATCAatctgagaaataaaagaagCAGCACCTTTTAGATCCTATTGGCTCCAAAAATTAGTGGATATTAtgaagaatattttgcctataaaTTCCACAACataaattaaatggaaattttcttttaaatacacaaattacCAACACTGAATCAAATAAATCAGAATAGCACTGTaactgataaagaaaatgaatttataattaaaattacaaatgcaaaaGGAACAATATGGACTAAGAggtcttcatttgtaaattctGTTAAATTTTCATAAACCATACTTATGCGTAATGGAAGGAAATGGCAGTAGGCTAGGAATTTAACACCAATATTTTTCTCCAAAGCCATACTGACAATAGATATATTACACTTCTGCATATTTTATTAATGTACTAAAAACTGAAACTAATCTTATGAagaatgcaaatatatatatcaaGTAAACATAGAAACACACTAGTaataatgtacaattttaatATTCACTCTcacaaaaaacaaatcaaaaagaaaaaaataagtaaaaagagagaaaatttaaaaatttaattaattagtttaaTTAGTTTTCAAGGATGTATACTCACCTCTATAGAATTAGTAGAGAACAAACCTTCTTCTCAAGCTTTCATAGAAAGCTCGATCATATATTAGGTCAGAAAAATTATTGGGAGTGTTTAAATTGGTAGTGTTTAAATACTGCTGAACACATTTTCTGTTATGCTTTAAAACTAGAAATTGctaacaaaatcaaaagacagagaatccTGTTCACCTGGAGAGTAAATCTTTGATTAAACAACTCTCagctgaaagagaaaatacaagatgagattgtagaatttcagataaataatggtAATGATAATAGTACTTAGAATCTGCAAGAAAACTTCAAGCAGTAATTAGAGAAAAATGCATAGCACTGAACACTTCTGtcagtgaaaatgaaagaaataacacaaataagTTAGTACCCCAggttaaaaatattcataaacaACAGTGAAGTGGAAACCAAAGAAACGGCAAGGAAGGAAGTAATAAATAGACATAAGCATAAATTAATAAAGTAGAAGCTACTAAAAGTTAGACTTTTAAAATGATTCAAAATGCTACTATTTCCAAAGTTTGACTTTTATAAATCACTTGCTAATTAATTTAATCAATTTGACcataatcaaagaaaaagaagcataaactaagtaagaaataataaaaggaaaataaatatggaaacaagatgttttaaaattcatatgaatcAAATTTGCAGATCTTTAAGGTAATACATTTGGAAACCTAGATGAAGAGGATAATTTCATAAAGGAATACAGATTACCAAACTTGACACCGttacatttagaaaatataaacagaccgATTTCCTTACAAcaagcaacagcaacaaaaaacctTAGAAATACAACACAAAATATTCCAGGTCCAGATAATTTTTCAGGGAAGTTCTACCAAATCTTCAGATGTAGAATAATTTGATGTTCTATAGATGGTTCCCTAGCACTGCAAATGAGGGAAACTTGTATTGCTATCAATGCATGTGTCGGGCAGATTATTAAAGTGTCTTCATGATTTCTGCCTCTTGATATCAACACCCTAGTGATGCCCTCATCTTGAGTGTGGACAAGATTTGTTATTTACTTCTAACAACAGAATatgacaaaagtaataaaatatatgtgattGTATGTATGTGATTCTGTTACATAAAATTGCATGGGATTGTAGCTCCCATCTTGCTGGAGTagcttcctctcccttcctggcTTAGAGAAAGCAAACAACTGTATCTGAGAACCAACATGGTAAGGAACTACAGGCAGCCTCCTGGAGCTGAAGGTGGCCTACAGCAGGCAGCCTGCAGAGGCATCCCAACAACAGTCAACATTGAGGCCCTCAGTTATACAACCAcaaggaatgaaattctgccaaAACACTGTAAGTGATGTTGGACATCAAATAACTGACGTAAAACCAGGGTTTCTGTTTAGATTGCACAAGTTTATTAGGTCAACAGAGAAACAAGCTCCAACATGAAAGTCAAGGCAGTTGCTTGACACCATCATCCTGACAAAAGCAGAACTCTGAGGTCACAGGTGAATTTTGCCATCTCACACTTCTTGAGGTAAATTCAGGGAATTTGTAGGTTGAACGGTAGGTCAACAACAGACTATATTAGACTTCCATGATGCAGGGTAATCATCACCCAAGGGAGAGGCACAGAACATGAGAGGTTCAGAATGGGGAATCCTGAGGTCCAGGTGTAGAGGATGAGAGTCTTCCATGGCGTCCTCAATAGTAGTAACCAAAGCCAGAGCCGCAGCCAGAGCCACACCCATAGCCACAGCCATAACCACAGCCCAGTCTGCGGAAGCCACAGCCATAGCAGGACCCATAGCCGCAGCCCAGGCCTCCGTAGCCACAGCAGCCGTAGCCACAGCAGCCGTAGCCACGGCCCCCATAGTAGTTTCCGTAGTAGCCGCACATGGTGTTGGTGTTGGGTTGAGGTTGTCCTTGGGTAGAGATGGAGAGTAGAAGTGTCACTTCAGGGTGGACATGTCTCCCTGCAGAGGGCCTTTTATATGTCCTCAGTGTGGGTGTGACCCACCACAACTTCATGACGTTGCCAAACTTTATGACTAATCTAATTAGTTTGTTGTCCCTCAGCCATAAGATAAAGCTTGAGAGAAATTCAGGGAGCTTGCTGTCTTGGTTTCTCAGTTTGGACTCCTCTTATACAATTGAGGTTTTGAATGAAGGAGGCATCCACTCACAGCTACACAGACATGTCCAAAATTACACTTTCATTTTAACCTCCTGGTACCATCTTTTATATCAAGAAAGGTGGTATTTTTTAGACTTTTGACCCTCAAGAATGTTactattttataacatttaaaaaaattccttttgaatgataaatttttcttctctcttgatCTAAATTATTGCTTTCTCCAGGGATTTAGTGTCTTTTCTATGTATCTTTCATGCCCATAGTCTTGATAATATTTTTACTCATTAAAATTTCAAGAGAATCAGTTCTGAACAAAATGCCTTCTACTTTCCTACTTACACCAATGAGTGGAATTTTCATTTATGTTCAGCTTCTACTAAAGGACATGAAAATAGAATTCATTCTTTGGAATCcaatttctatatttcttttttccctaattgtatatataattattagtTAATATTCTAGGTAACTATTCAACTGCATTAACATTATGTACTTGTGTTAACAATGAATTAGACAGAGAACTATTCCTTTCTCAGTATGTCCAGTCAGTACACTCTATAACCTGGCATGCTGAACTTTCTTGCATAACCCTTGAATTACAACTACCTTCCTTGAAATCAATGTGATAACTCATCATTTTGGGCAGCCAAAGAAAAATGTTGGTAGTGTTATAATCAGAAAGAATATTTATCtatctttaagaaaatgaatgtggaaagcagcattattcaaataGAACAAGGATTTCTGATATACAATGATAGTTCTTagtcaaaatattatttttatatgtctcTCAGGGTAAACTTAGGCTGGATTTAGAGAGTGGAATTTGGGGCTGGTTTACATTGCAGTGAAGATGGTTTAAGAAATTAAACATCCTCTGCATTTTAACCAACTGTCTCTGTAGATCATCAAAACATGGACATTGATATTTTCAATTACTAATTCATCTAATATGGTAACCATTTCAAATGAATCAAGAGGAAATAACATCTTAATGATACATAAAAATGTCTTCATGCTAAAGATCAGATCAACACACTCATCTGTTCAACGACATGtgtttttgaatatatttccatgtgttcttggtttgtgcatttttttaaagtaaatatctTATTGTAACATTTAATTCACTACTGAATTGAGATGCGGTAAGTAGAGGACATCTTCAAATTTCTCATATAGAAATTAGCAGTAGCTTCAGCTCCCACAGTGCCAAGTCAATCAATCACAAGTTTTTAGTAAAAACTAGTTGAAATAATAATTCTTCTCCTTCAAGGATATTTAAGTTGTTATAACATGGCTAAATTTGGTAAGCCATAACTCTATCAGTTTTTTTAATACTATTACTAACCTAGgctttttatgtatttgattaaaaaatagaatacattGTTTCTATGCAGCTCAATTTTCCTAATTTCAACATTCATTATACTTTTTCTCCTTAAGGTTACATCCAGGAATTAATTTGGTTCTTTTGAAAACTGAGTTACCCTCTCTGATCATAGCAGTGAGAGCTTTGCACTGCATCATTTTTCCCCCTATTCTATCTGGTGTGTTATTCTGAATATACTTGATTCTCAAGTATATTCCAAAATCAAGGGTAAAACAAGCCTAATTTCACTCTTCATGACCTTCAAAGTAATCCCCATTGTCATATTCTACTTCATAGCAAAACATCACAAGTGTATTTATACCCATGGAGGCATTTTGATATTCCTTTACCtctctgttcttattttttggtCTCTGGCCTCCACTGCTCTAACTGAGATGCCCTTGCAGAGATCAAGACCTCAGTCTTGCCCTATCTAAGAAGTCAAATGTTCAATTTACTCAGCCTCTGAGTACTTTTAGATCCACCAAACTCTTTTCATTCCTAAAAGACTCCAATCTTTAGCATCACCTTACAAACACAGCTTTGGTTCAGTTCCAACCTCAGCAGCTGCTTCTTTTGAgtatcttctcttttctcttctcagaTTTTTCCCTCAACTGATAGAGTGCCCAGCTATG harbors:
- the LOC116155306 gene encoding keratin-associated protein 20-2-like: MSFYNNYCGGLGYGYGGLGCDYGCGYGGYGYACYRPCCYGRYWSSGFY